The Acinetobacter pittii genome contains a region encoding:
- a CDS encoding GspE/PulE family protein has translation MNAHVEIDTYWCLEQLLQEGRIAERDKLLVQTSHRQKDQLKWHPLQWIAHFNLKDQQHTHAHLSLNRLCLWFADRVQLPLFVIDPLKADVSALTQVMSQEFAIRNHILAVEIHADRIVIGTDQPFQTDWLNNLERSLAPKKIERVLLNPEQLQRYLREYYQVSRAVNSAQKDAAHDRDNKNVEALLQLGDSQNPDANDQHIVKLVDWILQFAFEQSASDIHMEPRKDNGKVRFRIDGVLHTIYNMPSNTLTAVISRIKILGRLNVAEKRKPQDGRLKTRTPKGQETELRLSTLPTAFGEKLVMRIFDPDVLVRSFQQLGFEERLLQQWQQLTKNSHGIILVTGPTGSGKTTTLYSSLKQLATEQVNVCTIEDPIEMLEPSFNQMQVNNAIELGFADGVRALMRQDPDIIMIGEIRDQDTANMAIQAALTGHLVLSTLHTNDAPSSLTRLHDLGVQPFLTAATILGVLAQRLVRQLCPHCKQKTHINEDEWEHLTFDYIMEMPETVYQAVGCEECRHTGYKGRVGIYEFMPVSLELKHLISSHVTLNDLRTQTKKEGIEPLRIAGARKVIEGLTTLEEVLRVVPLN, from the coding sequence ATGAATGCACATGTAGAAATAGATACGTATTGGTGTCTAGAACAACTATTACAAGAAGGCCGTATAGCAGAACGAGATAAATTACTGGTACAGACAAGTCACCGCCAAAAAGACCAGTTAAAGTGGCATCCATTACAGTGGATCGCACATTTTAATTTAAAAGATCAGCAACACACACATGCGCATTTGAGTTTAAACCGCTTATGTTTATGGTTTGCAGATCGGGTTCAGCTACCTCTATTTGTGATAGATCCTTTAAAGGCAGATGTCAGCGCTTTAACGCAGGTCATGTCACAAGAGTTTGCCATTCGCAACCATATTTTAGCTGTTGAAATTCATGCTGACCGAATCGTGATTGGAACAGATCAACCATTTCAAACCGATTGGCTTAATAACCTTGAACGTAGTCTAGCGCCTAAAAAAATTGAACGGGTACTGCTTAATCCCGAACAGTTACAACGCTATTTGCGAGAATATTATCAAGTGAGTCGAGCGGTAAACTCGGCTCAAAAAGATGCAGCTCATGACCGTGACAATAAAAATGTTGAAGCGCTTTTGCAGCTTGGCGATAGTCAAAACCCTGATGCTAATGATCAGCATATTGTGAAATTGGTCGACTGGATTTTACAGTTTGCATTTGAGCAGAGTGCCAGTGACATTCACATGGAACCGCGCAAAGATAACGGTAAAGTCAGGTTTAGGATTGATGGCGTTTTGCACACCATTTATAACATGCCTTCAAATACACTGACCGCCGTGATTTCTCGGATTAAAATTTTAGGACGTTTGAATGTAGCGGAAAAACGTAAACCACAAGATGGCCGGTTAAAAACACGTACACCTAAAGGGCAAGAAACCGAATTACGTTTATCAACCTTACCAACCGCATTTGGTGAAAAACTGGTTATGCGTATTTTCGATCCTGATGTGCTGGTGCGTTCTTTTCAGCAACTGGGTTTTGAAGAGCGGTTATTACAACAGTGGCAACAATTAACAAAAAATAGCCACGGTATTATTTTAGTCACAGGTCCCACAGGCTCCGGTAAAACGACCACGCTATATTCATCTTTAAAGCAGCTTGCAACCGAGCAGGTCAATGTATGTACCATTGAAGATCCGATTGAAATGCTAGAGCCTAGTTTTAACCAAATGCAGGTCAATAATGCAATTGAGTTAGGCTTTGCAGACGGTGTGCGTGCACTGATGCGACAAGACCCTGACATTATTATGATTGGGGAAATTCGTGATCAAGATACAGCGAATATGGCCATTCAGGCAGCATTAACAGGTCATTTGGTTTTATCAACTTTACATACCAATGATGCACCGTCTAGTTTGACTCGTTTGCATGATCTAGGTGTACAACCATTTCTGACAGCTGCAACAATTTTGGGTGTTCTCGCGCAGCGCTTAGTCCGCCAACTTTGTCCACACTGTAAGCAAAAAACTCATATTAATGAGGATGAGTGGGAACACCTAACCTTTGACTACATTATGGAAATGCCTGAAACGGTTTATCAGGCAGTAGGCTGTGAAGAATGTCGACATACAGGCTATAAAGGCCGAGTTGGTATTTACGAGTTTATGCCAGTCAGTCTTGAGCTTAAACACCTTATTAGTAGTCATGTGACATTAAATGATTTAAGAACTCAAACTAAAAAAGAAGGTATAGAACCTTTAAGAATTGCGGGAGCCCGTAAAGTGATTGAAGGACTTACGACATTAGAAGAGGTCTTGAGAGTTGTACCATTAAATTAA
- the yegQ gene encoding tRNA 5-hydroxyuridine modification protein YegQ, producing MKTELLSPAGSLKNMRYAFAYGADAVYAGQPRYSLRVRNNAFDHDNLKIGIDEAHALGKKFYVVVNIQPHNSKLKNFIRDLEPIIAMQPDALIMSDPGLIMMVREHFPEVQIHLSVQANAINWATVKFWKDYGLSRVILSRELSLEEIEEIQRHVPDIELEVFVHGALCMAYSGRCLLSGYMNKRDANQGACTNACRWDYKLHQAQEDANGDVIPVTQLNESEKSCCSSGQSETTSVQTLLVQRNDEEMFAAEEDEHGTYFMNSKDLRAVQHVDRLTKMGIASLKIEGRTKSYFYCARTAQIYRKAIDDALAGKPFDSSLMTQLEGLANRGYTEGFLRRHVHSEYQNYADGSSHFDYQQFCGEVLERHGDYIRIEVKNRFVVGDSLELMTPQGNITFTLTEMRDLKGNIITDAKGSGHFVEIPLSQDVDISYALLIRNLPHAKENITASTLAYSAS from the coding sequence ATGAAAACTGAGCTTCTCTCTCCCGCAGGTTCACTTAAAAACATGCGCTATGCTTTTGCCTATGGTGCAGATGCCGTATATGCAGGACAACCACGTTATAGCTTACGTGTTCGTAATAATGCTTTTGATCATGACAACTTAAAAATCGGAATTGATGAAGCCCATGCTTTGGGTAAAAAGTTTTATGTTGTGGTGAATATTCAGCCACATAACAGCAAATTAAAAAACTTTATTCGTGATCTTGAACCAATTATAGCGATGCAACCAGATGCACTGATTATGTCTGATCCAGGCTTAATCATGATGGTGAGAGAGCATTTTCCAGAAGTGCAAATTCATCTATCGGTTCAAGCCAACGCTATTAACTGGGCCACTGTTAAATTTTGGAAAGACTACGGCCTAAGCCGTGTGATTTTATCTCGTGAATTATCTTTAGAAGAAATAGAAGAAATCCAGCGACATGTGCCAGATATTGAACTCGAAGTTTTTGTACATGGCGCACTATGCATGGCCTACTCAGGCCGCTGTTTACTTTCTGGATATATGAACAAGCGTGATGCCAACCAAGGTGCTTGTACCAATGCTTGCCGTTGGGACTATAAGTTGCATCAAGCCCAAGAAGATGCAAACGGCGATGTAATTCCAGTTACTCAGCTCAATGAGTCAGAAAAGTCTTGCTGCTCATCAGGACAATCAGAAACAACCTCGGTTCAAACTTTACTCGTACAACGTAATGATGAAGAAATGTTTGCGGCTGAAGAAGATGAACACGGCACCTATTTTATGAACTCTAAAGATTTACGTGCGGTACAACATGTAGATCGTTTAACCAAAATGGGGATTGCCTCACTGAAAATTGAAGGCCGTACTAAATCCTATTTTTACTGTGCCCGTACAGCACAAATTTATCGAAAAGCTATTGACGATGCTTTAGCAGGTAAACCATTTGACTCAAGTTTAATGACCCAACTTGAAGGGCTGGCAAACCGTGGTTATACCGAAGGCTTTTTAAGACGTCATGTACATAGTGAATATCAAAACTATGCTGATGGTTCATCACATTTTGACTACCAACAATTTTGTGGAGAGGTTTTAGAGCGTCACGGTGATTATATTCGCATTGAAGTTAAAAACCGTTTTGTGGTGGGCGACTCACTTGAGCTGATGACCCCTCAAGGCAATATTACCTTTACCTTAACCGAAATGCGCGATTTAAAAGGTAACATAATTACAGATGCTAAAGGTTCGGGGCATTTCGTTGAAATTCCACTCTCACAAGATGTTGATATCAGTTATGCCTTACTCATACGCAATTTGCCTCATGCCAAGGAAAATATTACTGCTTCTACATTAGCTTATTCAGCGAGTTAA
- a CDS encoding MgtC/SapB family protein: MELPMTMSLQTASFEEFITVIAAALGCGLLIGLERERSKLKHEYKTFAGFRSFAISGLLGAICFLFGTEIGIVGALLIGTISIVSLKNQPNDPGVTTELAFIMTYFIGALCIWNISLAAGLAVIITIILFAKQSMHGIASQWITESELRDGIFLLALLLIALPLVPNKPFWGPVLNPHVIFKLLTLILFVQALAHIAKRLLSSKNALLLSSLASGFVSSTATIASLGLEVRSGKANATTNAGAALMSCVSTLIQTLIIVIGISFAWFKLIIFPTLIALVVLAVWAFILLRKAEPSTASPELDSRMFSLKEAIIIAGTLTLIQAGVYGLSLSLGDAGLIAGTLLASLFEIHAAIAAVIVQGEPDSAHMTPLLIAFLGGFAVHALAKSVNSAISGGLRYALAFVPAQLIHMAIFITLLWLNIHWF, encoded by the coding sequence ATGGAACTTCCAATGACAATGTCATTACAAACAGCATCATTTGAAGAATTCATTACAGTCATTGCTGCAGCGCTTGGCTGCGGCTTATTAATTGGCTTAGAACGAGAACGAAGTAAGCTTAAACATGAATATAAAACGTTTGCAGGATTTCGATCTTTTGCCATTAGTGGATTATTAGGAGCGATCTGTTTTTTGTTTGGCACTGAAATTGGAATTGTAGGCGCCCTTCTCATTGGGACTATTAGTATTGTTTCCCTCAAAAACCAACCAAATGACCCGGGCGTAACCACCGAACTCGCCTTTATTATGACTTACTTCATTGGGGCACTTTGTATTTGGAATATTTCGCTCGCTGCTGGCCTAGCAGTGATCATAACTATTATTTTATTTGCAAAACAGTCTATGCATGGTATTGCCAGTCAGTGGATTACCGAATCGGAATTGCGTGACGGGATTTTTTTACTTGCTCTACTTTTAATTGCCTTACCCTTAGTCCCCAATAAACCTTTTTGGGGACCAGTTTTAAATCCACATGTGATTTTTAAATTACTGACTTTAATCTTATTTGTACAAGCCCTTGCCCATATAGCAAAGCGACTTTTGTCATCTAAAAATGCTTTATTACTTTCTTCTTTAGCTTCTGGATTTGTTTCTAGTACAGCAACTATTGCCAGTTTAGGTTTAGAAGTACGCTCTGGCAAAGCCAACGCAACAACAAATGCAGGTGCTGCATTGATGTCTTGCGTTTCAACACTGATTCAAACCTTAATTATTGTGATCGGCATTAGCTTTGCTTGGTTTAAGCTGATTATATTTCCTACACTTATTGCCTTAGTAGTTTTAGCAGTATGGGCCTTTATTTTATTACGTAAAGCCGAGCCTAGTACGGCTTCACCTGAGCTTGACTCAAGAATGTTCAGCTTAAAAGAAGCCATTATTATTGCGGGTACACTTACCCTTATTCAGGCAGGTGTTTATGGGTTAAGTCTATCTTTAGGCGATGCGGGATTAATCGCGGGGACCTTACTTGCTTCTTTATTTGAAATACATGCAGCTATAGCGGCTGTCATTGTGCAAGGCGAACCTGATAGCGCACATATGACACCTTTATTAATTGCCTTTTTAGGAGGTTTTGCAGTTCACGCTCTTGCTAAAAGTGTGAACTCTGCAATTTCGGGCGGACTACGCTATGCCCTTGCTTTCGTTCCCGCCCAACTCATTCATATGGCTATTTTTATTACTTTACTTTGGCTCAACATCCACTGGTTTTAA
- the hisP gene encoding ABC transporter ATP-binding protein — protein MEHVAKLVIRDLHKTFGDHEVLKGISLDANAGDVISIIGSSGSGKSTLLRCINFLEQPSNGTIKLNGEKLRTVFDKKGNLKVVEPKQLQKMRTQLMMVFQHFNLWSHMTVLENVIEGPIHVLGVKRAEAEERARKYLRKVGLPESVESKYPAFLSGGQQQRVAIARALAMEPEVMLFDEPTSALDPELVGEVLKVMQGLAEEGRTMIVVTHEMGFARHVSNQVIFLHQGKIEEQGHPDEVLNNPKSERLKQFLTGSLK, from the coding sequence ATGGAACACGTTGCAAAACTAGTGATTCGCGATTTACATAAGACATTCGGCGATCATGAGGTACTTAAAGGAATATCACTTGATGCAAATGCCGGTGATGTAATTAGTATTATTGGTTCATCTGGTTCAGGTAAAAGTACCTTGCTGCGTTGTATCAACTTTTTAGAACAACCGAGCAATGGCACGATTAAGCTCAATGGTGAAAAATTACGCACGGTCTTTGATAAAAAAGGCAATTTGAAAGTGGTTGAACCAAAGCAACTACAAAAAATGCGTACCCAACTGATGATGGTGTTTCAGCACTTTAATTTATGGTCTCACATGACAGTACTGGAAAATGTCATTGAAGGGCCAATCCATGTACTTGGAGTAAAGCGTGCTGAAGCTGAGGAGCGTGCACGCAAATATCTACGTAAAGTTGGATTACCTGAAAGTGTTGAAAGTAAATATCCGGCATTTTTATCTGGTGGTCAGCAGCAACGTGTAGCGATTGCTCGTGCTTTGGCTATGGAACCAGAAGTTATGTTGTTTGACGAACCAACCAGCGCGCTTGATCCAGAGCTGGTGGGTGAAGTACTAAAAGTAATGCAGGGCTTGGCTGAAGAAGGGCGTACCATGATTGTGGTCACACATGAAATGGGCTTTGCACGTCATGTATCTAATCAAGTGATTTTTTTGCATCAAGGGAAAATTGAGGAACAGGGCCATCCTGATGAAGTACTCAATAACCCGAAAAGTGAGCGTTTAAAGCAATTTTTAACAGGCAGTTTAAAATAA
- a CDS encoding YfhL family 4Fe-4S dicluster ferredoxin produces MALLITSDCINCDMCLPECPNTAIFEGNKVYEIDPHRCTECVGFYDAPTCKAVCPIDCIKPDPAHIENEEQLLEKFKGLNLLGESIF; encoded by the coding sequence ATGGCACTTTTGATTACGAGTGACTGCATCAATTGTGATATGTGCTTACCAGAATGCCCCAATACAGCTATTTTTGAAGGCAACAAAGTTTATGAAATTGATCCACACCGTTGTACCGAATGTGTAGGCTTTTACGATGCACCAACATGTAAGGCGGTTTGCCCTATTGATTGCATAAAACCAGACCCTGCGCATATTGAGAATGAAGAGCAACTATTAGAGAAATTTAAAGGGTTAAATTTACTCGGCGAATCTATTTTTTAA
- the hisM gene encoding ABC transporter permease → MIEILQQYWQAYLWTDGLQMTGVAMTAWLLVLSIGIGFVLAVPLSLARVSENLWLRSPVWLFTYVFRGTPLYIQLLIIYSGIYSFDYIHEHQTLDAFFREGINCTILAFALNTSAYTTEIFAGAIRSIPHGEIEAAQAFGMSKWKLYTRIIIPSMLRRALPFYGNEVILMLHATTIAFTATVPDILKIARDVNAATYDTFNAFGIAAVLYAMLAFILIWIFRKLEKRWLAFLKPSNH, encoded by the coding sequence ATGATTGAAATCCTTCAACAATATTGGCAGGCATACCTTTGGACCGATGGCCTACAAATGACCGGTGTCGCGATGACTGCTTGGTTATTGGTGCTATCGATTGGTATTGGGTTTGTGCTTGCTGTGCCTTTATCACTTGCACGAGTATCAGAAAATCTTTGGTTGCGTAGCCCAGTTTGGTTGTTTACTTATGTTTTTCGTGGGACTCCGTTATACATCCAATTGCTGATTATTTATTCAGGTATTTACAGCTTTGATTACATTCATGAACATCAGACGCTTGATGCATTTTTTAGAGAAGGCATAAATTGCACCATTTTGGCATTCGCGCTCAATACTAGTGCATATACGACTGAAATCTTTGCAGGAGCGATTCGTTCTATTCCACATGGTGAGATTGAAGCTGCTCAAGCTTTCGGTATGTCAAAATGGAAACTCTACACACGTATTATCATCCCATCTATGTTACGCCGTGCTTTGCCATTTTACGGTAACGAAGTCATTTTGATGTTGCACGCGACAACCATTGCATTTACAGCAACAGTTCCTGACATTTTAAAAATTGCGCGTGATGTGAATGCGGCAACCTATGACACTTTCAATGCTTTTGGAATTGCCGCGGTGTTGTATGCAATGCTGGCATTTATTTTGATTTGGATATTTCGTAAGTTGGAAAAACGTTGGTTGGCATTTTTAAAGCCATCGAATCATTAG
- a CDS encoding PhzF family phenazine biosynthesis protein, translating into MSVVAFKQVDVFTSQAFKGNPVAVIMDASTLTSEQMQAIANWTNLSETTFVLPATDSQADYQVRIFTPQNELPFAGHPTIGTAYALLEAGLIKAKEGKLVQQCGAGLVTLTVSESSHISFELPKPKITPLDAMHTEKLAEILKCEINTQWNAALVDVGARWIVLQAVNADAVLDSQPDFAALKEHDLEMKVTGATVFGFHENNDEQKHIEVRSFVPSCGINEDPVCGSGNGSVASFIRYYGILPAQNDVVLSSQGGAVGRDGQLQLELYQDKILVGGTAVTCIDGTIKL; encoded by the coding sequence ATGTCTGTTGTTGCATTTAAACAAGTTGATGTTTTTACTTCACAAGCATTTAAAGGAAATCCTGTTGCGGTCATTATGGATGCCAGTACTTTAACGTCTGAGCAGATGCAAGCCATTGCGAACTGGACCAATCTTTCTGAAACCACATTTGTACTTCCTGCTACCGATTCACAAGCTGACTATCAGGTTCGAATCTTTACTCCGCAAAATGAATTGCCATTTGCAGGCCATCCTACAATTGGTACTGCCTATGCTTTGCTTGAGGCTGGTTTAATTAAAGCGAAAGAAGGTAAGCTGGTACAGCAGTGCGGTGCTGGTTTGGTGACTCTGACCGTGAGTGAATCAAGTCATATTTCATTTGAATTACCTAAGCCTAAAATTACTCCACTAGATGCTATGCATACTGAGAAATTAGCAGAAATTTTAAAATGTGAAATTAATACTCAGTGGAATGCTGCATTGGTGGATGTAGGGGCGCGCTGGATTGTATTACAAGCTGTTAATGCTGATGCTGTTTTAGATAGCCAACCAGACTTTGCCGCTTTAAAAGAACATGACTTAGAAATGAAAGTTACGGGTGCGACAGTTTTTGGTTTTCATGAAAATAATGATGAACAAAAACACATAGAAGTTCGTTCATTTGTCCCTTCATGTGGAATAAATGAAGATCCTGTTTGTGGTAGTGGTAATGGTAGCGTAGCTTCATTTATTCGTTACTATGGGATCCTTCCTGCACAAAATGATGTCGTACTCTCTTCACAAGGTGGGGCGGTAGGTCGAGACGGACAGCTTCAACTTGAATTGTATCAGGATAAAATTTTAGTGGGTGGAACCGCTGTCACCTGTATCGATGGCACAATTAAGTTGTGA
- a CDS encoding ferredoxin--NADP reductase, with product MAAFNVERITHVHHWNDTLFSFKTTRDTSLRFKNGQFVMIGLEVNGKPLMRAYSIASANYEEELEFFSIKVQDGPLTSILQKVQVGDEILVSKKPTGTLVHDDLLPGKNLYLLSSGTGLAPFLSIIRDPETYERFEKVIVVHGTRYISELAYQDLILNELPNHEFFEELGIKDKLVYYPTVTREPFHTQGRVTTAIETGALFEKIGLPRFNRETDRAMLCGSPAFLKDVAALLDQHGLVESPRMGEMGDYVIERAFVEK from the coding sequence ATGGCTGCTTTTAACGTTGAACGCATTACTCATGTTCACCACTGGAATGACACTCTTTTCAGTTTTAAAACTACACGCGATACCAGCTTACGTTTTAAAAATGGTCAGTTCGTAATGATCGGACTTGAAGTGAATGGCAAACCGTTAATGCGTGCGTATTCGATTGCAAGTGCAAACTACGAAGAAGAGTTAGAATTCTTCTCAATTAAAGTACAAGACGGTCCTTTAACTTCGATTTTGCAAAAAGTACAAGTTGGTGATGAAATCTTAGTTTCTAAAAAACCAACAGGTACTTTGGTTCATGATGACCTTTTACCAGGTAAAAACTTATACCTTTTATCTTCTGGTACTGGTCTTGCTCCATTCTTATCAATTATTCGTGATCCAGAAACTTACGAACGCTTTGAAAAAGTCATCGTTGTTCACGGTACACGCTATATTTCTGAATTAGCTTATCAAGACCTTATCTTGAACGAATTACCAAACCACGAATTCTTTGAAGAGTTAGGTATTAAAGACAAGCTTGTTTACTACCCTACTGTTACTCGTGAACCGTTCCACACTCAAGGCCGTGTAACAACTGCAATTGAAACTGGCGCTTTATTCGAAAAAATCGGTTTACCACGCTTCAACCGTGAAACTGACCGTGCAATGCTTTGCGGTAGCCCTGCATTCTTAAAAGACGTTGCTGCATTACTTGACCAACACGGTTTAGTTGAATCACCTCGTATGGGTGAAATGGGCGACTACGTCATTGAACGTGCGTTTGTAGAAAAATAA
- the yjiR gene encoding PLP-dependent aminotransferase family protein, whose protein sequence is MDMYKYKKVSDELTLQIQNGRQPIGSRLPSIRDCAQHYQVSINTVKEAYRQLEDQGLISVRPQSGYYVCHAPSNLLELEERYVSEEKVSLSGISCFLAQIVKKQMDPDYINLALACPTGENFYPIERLKRLTAQVLRTQPDIFKNYTLPPGSIRLRTQIARRSLQLGMFLSADDIVLTHGTMEALSLAIMATTQAGDSIALEIPTFHNLYPLLHNLGRKIVEVPTSPHTGMCLDALEELLKSKSVQAILTIPTGHNPLGFSMPENNRRRLAELANQFQIPVIEDAMYAELQLTEPLLPNIKAFDQNGWVLVCGSYTKTVAPDYRIGWLEAGRFRNIVQQLKFTTTVAEPALLTETLGLFLENGGYDLHLRQLKKRYQQQIDTIKSYICRYFPIGTRVSRPQAGFILWLELPESIDTLELFHQAMDEKILCMPGILCSADKRFSHCLRIAACFELNPKMLNALMRLGELAKNTLPVQKDSGQIPTNSVG, encoded by the coding sequence ATTGATATGTACAAATATAAAAAAGTGAGTGATGAACTTACTCTTCAAATTCAGAATGGCAGGCAGCCTATTGGTTCTCGGCTACCATCAATTCGAGATTGTGCCCAACATTATCAGGTCAGTATTAACACCGTAAAAGAAGCTTATCGTCAGCTTGAGGATCAAGGTTTAATTTCAGTTCGTCCACAGTCTGGTTACTATGTTTGTCATGCACCTTCAAATTTACTAGAACTCGAAGAGCGTTATGTCAGTGAAGAAAAAGTATCTCTTTCAGGAATTAGCTGTTTTCTCGCACAAATTGTTAAAAAGCAGATGGACCCCGACTATATCAATTTAGCTCTGGCTTGCCCTACAGGTGAAAACTTCTATCCAATTGAACGCTTAAAACGCTTAACTGCTCAAGTTTTACGGACGCAGCCAGACATTTTTAAAAACTATACTTTACCGCCCGGCTCTATACGTTTACGTACACAAATTGCGAGGCGAAGTTTACAGCTTGGTATGTTTCTTTCAGCAGATGATATTGTGCTGACTCACGGCACGATGGAGGCTTTAAGTCTTGCGATTATGGCAACAACTCAAGCGGGTGACAGTATTGCTCTTGAGATCCCTACTTTTCATAACTTGTACCCACTCCTTCATAATTTAGGCCGAAAAATTGTAGAAGTGCCGACTTCGCCACATACTGGTATGTGCTTAGATGCTCTTGAAGAACTCTTAAAATCTAAAAGTGTACAAGCCATATTAACCATTCCAACTGGACATAACCCTCTTGGTTTTAGCATGCCTGAAAACAACCGACGTCGTTTAGCAGAGCTCGCTAATCAATTCCAAATTCCTGTTATTGAAGATGCGATGTATGCCGAATTACAACTCACCGAACCTCTACTACCCAACATTAAGGCATTTGACCAAAATGGATGGGTTTTGGTCTGTGGCAGCTACACAAAAACTGTGGCACCCGACTATCGAATTGGTTGGCTAGAAGCTGGGCGCTTTCGTAATATTGTGCAGCAGCTTAAATTTACAACCACTGTTGCAGAGCCAGCTTTACTCACAGAAACTTTAGGACTTTTCTTAGAGAATGGTGGTTATGACCTGCATTTACGTCAGCTCAAAAAACGCTATCAACAACAAATTGACACCATCAAATCTTATATTTGTCGTTATTTTCCAATCGGTACTCGAGTCAGTCGTCCACAAGCGGGATTTATCCTATGGTTAGAGTTACCCGAATCAATTGATACTCTAGAACTGTTTCATCAGGCCATGGATGAAAAAATCTTATGTATGCCGGGAATTTTATGTTCGGCTGATAAACGTTTTAGTCATTGTTTACGTATTGCAGCTTGTTTTGAGTTAAATCCCAAAATGTTAAATGCTTTGATGCGTTTAGGAGAGCTAGCAAAAAATACGCTCCCCGTACAAAAAGATAGTGGTCAAATCCCTACTAATTCAGTAGGTTGA
- the abeS gene encoding multidrug efflux SMR transporter AbeS, protein MSYLYLAIAIACEVIATSALKASQGFTVPIPSIITVVGYAIAFYLLSLTLKTIPMGIAYAIWSGAGIILISAIGWIFYKQHLDLAACIGLTLMIAGIIIINVFSKNTHL, encoded by the coding sequence ATGTCTTATCTTTATTTAGCAATTGCGATTGCTTGTGAAGTCATTGCAACTTCAGCTTTAAAAGCATCTCAAGGTTTTACTGTTCCTATTCCATCCATCATTACGGTGGTGGGCTATGCAATTGCTTTTTATTTATTGTCCCTGACTTTAAAAACAATTCCGATGGGGATTGCATATGCCATTTGGTCAGGTGCAGGTATTATTTTAATTTCCGCAATCGGCTGGATATTTTACAAACAGCATTTAGACTTAGCTGCCTGCATTGGTCTTACTTTAATGATCGCGGGTATTATCATTATTAATGTGTTTTCTAAAAATACTCATCTTTAA
- the tsaA gene encoding tRNA (N6-threonylcarbamoyladenosine(37)-N6)-methyltransferase TrmO produces the protein MINSVTFPIIGHMCSPYREKFGIPRQPNLVNIESYIDMVEPYNDLLAFEGIEQFSHLWLVWQFHDNKNQGSADKFRPQVRPPRLGGNEKIGVFATRSMYRPSPIGLSVVKLNKVEKVGKSVRVYVTGSDLLNGTPILDIKPYIQYSDAIAEAQSGYAHAEPERKAVIWNESALTAQKYFLQNKEIDSQYIDELEQVLALDPRPAYQEDAERIYKMKFSDFDIHFRVDQFVVTVIDVVKTSSLT, from the coding sequence ATGATCAATTCTGTCACCTTCCCCATCATTGGCCATATGTGTTCTCCCTATCGTGAAAAATTTGGTATTCCACGCCAGCCCAATTTGGTCAATATTGAGTCTTATATTGATATGGTAGAACCTTATAATGACTTGTTAGCATTTGAGGGAATTGAGCAATTTAGTCATCTCTGGTTAGTTTGGCAGTTTCATGACAATAAAAATCAAGGCAGTGCAGATAAGTTCCGTCCACAGGTTCGTCCGCCACGTTTAGGTGGTAATGAAAAAATTGGAGTATTTGCTACACGAAGTATGTATCGACCCTCTCCAATCGGGCTTTCAGTCGTAAAACTTAATAAAGTGGAAAAGGTGGGCAAGTCTGTGCGTGTCTATGTCACTGGAAGTGATTTATTAAATGGCACCCCAATTTTAGATATCAAACCTTATATTCAATATTCTGATGCAATTGCGGAGGCTCAAAGTGGTTATGCACATGCAGAACCAGAACGAAAGGCAGTTATTTGGAATGAAAGTGCGTTAACAGCGCAAAAATATTTTCTTCAAAATAAAGAAATAGATTCGCAGTACATTGATGAGCTTGAGCAAGTGTTAGCTTTAGATCCTCGGCCTGCCTATCAAGAAGATGCTGAACGAATCTATAAAATGAAATTTTCAGACTTTGATATTCATTTTAGGGTCGATCAATTTGTAGTTACCGTTATTGATGTGGTGAAGACTTCTTCGCTTACATAA